The window ATATATACTGAATTTGCTTGACTTTTTAAATATTTTGTGGTACAATATAACAAACTATCTTCAAGGAGTTGCCATATGTTTGTCAAAATTCTTGACTTTGTCAGTTAAGAGGTGTTTTTGAGCTAACAAAAAATAACAAAGTCTTAATTTATGCGGGTTTCAAGAAGAGAAAAATAAAAAATTTTAAAAAATGTAGGGACAAATTTTAGCTTAATATATACTGAATTTGCTTGACTTTTTAAATATTTTGTGGTACAATATAACAAACTATCTTCAAGGAGTTGCCATATGTTTGTCAAAATTACTAATGCTGGCGGTTATCAGTATGTTAGGTTAGTCGAAAATTACCGTGAAAATGGTAAAGTAAAGCAAAGAGTACTATTTAACTTTGGTAGACTTGATATTCTCAAAGATGACCCCGCTTTTAAAAACATTGTAAAAAAACTATCTGATATTGTCGCTGAAACAACTACTGAGAATGCAAAAGCTGTTACTATTGAATCTGAAGAAGATATTTCGGATGCAGTTGTAAAAAACTGGGGATACATTGTATACAGAAAGTTATGGCAGGAGCTTGAAATTGATAAGTTTTTAAAAGGGAAAGCAGCAAAAGAGAGAAAGATAAAATTTGATGTAGACAAAGTAAGTTTTTTAATGACCATACAGAGATTGATAGAGCCAATGAGCAAACTAAGAACTTATCATCAGAGAAGCAAATATTTTGGATTTGAAGAGGATATAGATTTGAATCAATTGTACAGGTGTTTAGATTTTCTTGACAGTGTAAAAGAAGATTTAGAGACATACCTGTATCAGAGAAATAAAGACTTATTTAAGATGGTAGTTGATGTAGTGTTTTATGATGTGACGACAATATACTTTGAGAGTTGTAGAGCGGATGAACTTAAAAATTTTGGGTTTAGCAAAGACAACAAGGTAAATGAAGTGCAAGTTGTATTAGGGCTTTTGGTGGACAAAGAAGGCAGACCGATAGGGTATGAACTTTTTCCTGGTAATACGATAGATAGCAAGACGATGGTAAAGATACTGAGGAAGCTGAAGGAAAAATTTAGTATAGATAAGATAATAATAGTAGCAGACAAAGGGCTTAACAGCAGAATAAATTTAAAGATGATAAAAGAAGCTGGGTACGACTATATAGTAGCAAGCAGATTAAAGAATGCAAGTAAAGAAATTTTAGATGAAGTTTTTAATGAAGAAGGATATAAAAGACTTGATGGCAAAAGATGTTTGAATGCTGAAGAAATTTATGGTGATGAATTCAAATATAAGGTATTGGAAAGAACAAATATTGTCAAGGATGAAGAGGGTAAAGAGTTCAAAATAGAAGAGAATTTGATAATAACGTATTCAAGCAAGAGAGCCAAGAAAGACAAAGAAGACAGAGAGAGATTGGTAAGAAAAGCCAAAGAGCTTTTAGAGAACAAAGGAAGCATAACAGCCTTAGAAAAGAAAGGTGCAAGGAAATATTTGAAGAAGAAATCAAAATCAGAAGAATATGTATTGGATGAGGAAGCGATAAAACGAGATGAGAAATTTGACGGTTATTATGCAATTCAAACGAGCAAAAAGGATATGGATGTAGAAGAGGTTTTAGGAGCATATCACGATTTATGGAAGATAGAACAGTCATTCAGAGTAATGAAAAGCTGTTTAGAAGTGCGACCGATATATCACTTTACAGAAAGCAGAATAAAAGGACATTTTGTGATATGTTTTTTGGCATTTTTACTGCAAAGGACATTGGAATATATTTTGAGGAGAAAAGGTAAAGGAATAAGTAGTGAAAGGATAATGGAAGCAATATATTCAATGAACTTTTTTGAAATAGAGATAAAAGGGAAGAAATATTTGATAAAGCAAAAAATTGAGGGAGAAGCTGGAGATATACTGAATGTAATGAAGATAAAGGGTCCAAAAAACTTCATGACATATGAGGAAGGCTTAGAATTTATTGGTATTAGCAAATGATGTAGTGACAAAATTGAGGTCCATATTTTGTCAATCCCAGTCCTCCCAAGCTTTTTGAGCTTCAAACTGACAAAGTCAAGAGAAATGATTCACAAGGATGTGAAATCAATTGACAATGCACTGCAACGTGTAAAGAAGAAGGATTGAGAAGTACTTAAATAGTTCTGAGTAAGAGATGTGAACTTTTAAAAGACAGAAAATAGAGTTTTAGGAAGATGGCTGCAGCGAAGTTGGGAGATAGGCTTGCGCAGGCCATCTTTTTTGTTTGTTGTAAAAATTTTAAACTATATTATAATATACTTGTCCAATTTTTTTCTTGACTTTGTCAGTTAAGAGGTGTTTTTGAGCTAACAAAAAATAACAAAGTCTTAATTTATGCGGGTTTCAAGAAGAGAAAAATAAAAAATTTTAAAAAATGTAGGGACAAATTTTAGCTTAATATATACTGAATTTGCTTGACTTTTTAAATATTTTGTGGTACAATATAACAAACTATCTTCAAGGAGTTGCCATATGTTTGTCAAAATTACTAATGCTGGCGGTTATCAGTATGTTAGGTTAGTCGAAAATTACCGTGAAAATGGTAAAGTAAAGCAAAGAGTACTATTTAACTTTGGTAGACTTGATATTCTCAAAGATGACCCCGCTTTTAAAAACATTGTAAAAAAACTATCTGATATTGTCGCTGAAACAACTACTGAGAATGCAAAAGCTGTTACTATTGAATCTGAAGAAGATATTTCGGATGCAGTTGTAAAAAACTGGGGATACATTGTATACAGAAAGTTATGGCAGGAGCTTGAAATTGATAAGTTTTTAAAAGGGAAAGCAGCAAAAGAGAGAAAGATAAAATTTGATGTAGACAAAGTAAGTTTTTTAATGACCATACAGAGATTGATAGAGCCAATGAGCAAACTAAGAACTTATCATCAGAGAAGCAAATATTTTGGATTTGAAGAGGATATAGATTTGAATCAATTGTACAGGTGTTTAGATTTTCTTGACAGTGTAAAAGAAGATTTAGAGACATACCTGTATCAGAGAAATAAAGACTTATTTAAGATGGTAGTTGATGTAGTGTTTTATGATGTGACGACAATATACTTTGAGAGTTGTAGAGCGGATGAACTTAAAAATTTTGGGTTTAGCAAAGACAACAAGGTAAATGAAGTGCAAGTTGTATTAGGGCTTTTGGTGGACAAAGAAGGCAGACCGATAGGGTATGAACTTTTTCCTGGTAATACGATAGATAGCAAGACGATGGTAAAGATACTGAGGAAGCTGAAGGAAAAATTTAGTATAGATAAGATAATAATAGTAGCAGACAAAGGGCTTAACAGCAGAATAAATTTAAAGATGATAAAAGAAGCTGGGTACGACTATATAGTAGCAAGCAGATTAAAGAATGCAAGTAAAGAAATTTTAGATGAAGTTTTTAATGAAGAAGGATATAAAAGACTTGA is drawn from Caldicellulosiruptor naganoensis and contains these coding sequences:
- a CDS encoding IS1634 family transposase, encoding MFVKITNAGGYQYVRLVENYRENGKVKQRVLFNFGRLDILKDDPAFKNIVKKLSDIVAETTTENAKAVTIESEEDISDAVVKNWGYIVYRKLWQELEIDKFLKGKAAKERKIKFDVDKVSFLMTIQRLIEPMSKLRTYHQRSKYFGFEEDIDLNQLYRCLDFLDSVKEDLETYLYQRNKDLFKMVVDVVFYDVTTIYFESCRADELKNFGFSKDNKVNEVQVVLGLLVDKEGRPIGYELFPGNTIDSKTMVKILRKLKEKFSIDKIIIVADKGLNSRINLKMIKEAGYDYIVASRLKNASKEILDEVFNEEGYKRLDGKRCLNAEEIYGDEFKYKVLERTNIVKDEEGKEFKIEENLIITYSSKRAKKDKEDRERLVRKAKELLENKGSITALEKKGARKYLKKKSKSEEYVLDEETIKRDEKFDGYYAIQTSKKDMDVEEVLGAYHDLWKIEQSFRVMKSCLEVRPIYHFTESRIKGHFVICFLAFLLQRTLEYILRRKGKGISSERIMEAIYSMNFFEIEIKGKKYLIKQKIEGEAGDILNVMKIKGPKNFMTYEEGLEFIGISK
- a CDS encoding IS1634 family transposase, whose protein sequence is MFVKITNAGGYQYVRLVENYRENGKVKQRVLFNFGRLDILKDDPAFKNIVKKLSDIVAETTTENAKAVTIESEEDISDAVVKNWGYIVYRKLWQELEIDKFLKGKAAKERKIKFDVDKVSFLMTIQRLIEPMSKLRTYHQRSKYFGFEEDIDLNQLYRCLDFLDSVKEDLETYLYQRNKDLFKMVVDVVFYDVTTIYFESCRADELKNFGFSKDNKVNEVQVVLGLLVDKEGRPIGYELFPGNTIDSKTMVKILRKLKEKFSIDKIIIVADKGLNSRINLKMIKEAGYDYIVASRLKNASKEILDEVFNEEGYKRLDGKRCLNAEEIYGDEFKYKVLERTNIVKDEEGKEFKIEENLIITYSSKRAKKDKEDRERLVRKAKELLENKGSITALEKKGARKYLKKKSKSEEYVLDEEAIKRDEKFDGYYAIQTSKKDMDVEEVLGAYHDLWKIEQSFRVMKSCLEVRPIYHFTESRIKGHFVICFLAFLLQRTLEYILRRKGKGISSERIMEAIYSMNFFEIEIKGKKYLIKQKIEGEAGDILNVMKIKGPKNFMTYEEGLEFIGISK